One stretch of Schlesneria sp. DSM 10557 DNA includes these proteins:
- a CDS encoding ABC transporter permease, producing the protein MYKLILCQRYLRTRYIALASIISVTLGVATMIVVNSVMAGFGSEMRNRIQGILSDVIIETRSMNGEFDPEGYKQRVRELVGKYISGVTATVEVHAILSYKSLGDYVPHPVNLVGIEPESKSEVSPLAEYLQSYQAQVENDKEIPAERSKDEPLGWELTPAAMKRREANAEYYRQMKRLSSQMRAQREMDEPSSEDPFALDKEPTVEEDTLGQPQKGRLYVGVGLATYLGIDPETKEPKTYNMIQPGDDVRITTYSAGTPAPKYFIATVVDTFKTKMSEYDSNLVYCNLEELQEVRGMLRQNEDGTQTRAFTSLQIKLKDYRDAPKVLEILKANFSPEFFNVNTWEQRQGPLLAAVDVESSILNILLFLIITVAGFGILAIFFMIVVEKTRDIGILKALGASSSGVMSIFLTYGLLLGMVGAGAGVVVGLLFVHYINEIEKVISFLTGREVFPEQIYYFKDIPTYVDPFTVCWVAFGAVTIAVLSSVLPARRAARLRPVQALRYE; encoded by the coding sequence ATGTACAAACTGATTCTCTGCCAACGATACCTTCGGACTCGTTACATCGCTCTGGCGAGCATCATCAGCGTCACCTTGGGGGTGGCGACGATGATCGTAGTCAATTCAGTCATGGCCGGGTTCGGCAGTGAGATGCGGAATCGGATTCAGGGGATCCTGTCCGACGTCATCATCGAAACGCGCAGCATGAACGGCGAGTTCGATCCCGAAGGGTATAAGCAGCGAGTTCGTGAGCTGGTCGGTAAGTACATTTCGGGTGTCACTGCGACCGTCGAGGTGCACGCCATCCTCAGCTACAAATCGCTGGGAGACTACGTACCTCACCCGGTCAATCTGGTCGGGATTGAGCCCGAGAGCAAGTCGGAAGTAAGCCCCCTGGCTGAGTATCTTCAGAGTTATCAGGCCCAGGTCGAGAATGACAAAGAGATTCCAGCAGAGCGATCGAAAGACGAACCGCTGGGCTGGGAACTGACTCCCGCCGCAATGAAGCGCCGGGAAGCCAATGCCGAGTACTACCGTCAGATGAAACGACTGAGTTCGCAGATGCGGGCACAGCGTGAGATGGACGAACCCTCATCCGAGGATCCTTTCGCTCTGGATAAAGAACCTACCGTCGAAGAGGACACGCTTGGCCAGCCGCAGAAAGGTCGACTCTACGTCGGCGTCGGACTGGCAACGTATCTCGGAATCGATCCGGAAACAAAAGAGCCCAAAACGTACAACATGATTCAGCCGGGCGATGACGTGCGGATCACGACCTACTCGGCCGGTACCCCCGCTCCGAAGTACTTCATCGCGACCGTCGTCGATACGTTTAAGACCAAGATGAGCGAATACGATTCGAATCTTGTGTACTGCAACCTGGAAGAGCTGCAGGAAGTCCGGGGGATGCTGCGACAGAACGAAGATGGTACTCAAACACGGGCGTTTACCTCACTTCAGATTAAGCTGAAGGACTATCGCGACGCTCCCAAGGTATTGGAAATTCTGAAAGCGAACTTCAGTCCCGAATTTTTCAACGTGAATACATGGGAACAACGACAAGGTCCGCTGCTGGCGGCGGTCGATGTGGAATCGTCGATTCTGAACATCCTGCTGTTCCTCATCATTACCGTCGCGGGGTTCGGAATCCTGGCCATCTTCTTCATGATCGTGGTGGAAAAGACGCGTGACATCGGAATCCTGAAAGCACTGGGGGCCAGTTCTTCTGGCGTGATGTCGATCTTCCTGACTTATGGCCTGCTGCTGGGGATGGTCGGTGCCGGTGCCGGAGTGGTGGTCGGCTTGTTGTTCGTTCACTACATCAACGAGATCGAGAAGGTCATCTCCTTCTTGACAGGACGCGAAGTCTTCCCCGAACAGATCTACTACTTCAAGGATATTCCCACCTACGTTGACCCGTTCACCGTTTGCTGGGTCGCCTTCGGAGCCGTGACGATTGCCGTTCTGTCGAGTGTACTGCCAGCACGCCGGGCCGCCCGATTGCGACCAGTGCAGGCACTCAGGTATGAATGA
- the lysS gene encoding lysine--tRNA ligase: protein MSETPDRLEAARLEKLAKIEALGLDPWGQRFDGHITIEQAREQCPTEGGIDGATVRVAGRIMKWPKTGKLNFLHVQDYSGRIQLMLSQKDSSPETWALLDCLDLGDLIGVEGRLRLTNTGEKTIFVTQLVILCKSLAQPPEKFHGLQDKEQLLRQRYVDLIYSEGVLDRMFKRLRIIDSIRQTLRGETFFEVETPVLHSIAGGAAARPFITHHNALDIPLFLRIALELHLKRLMVGGIERVYEIGRVFRNEGVDSTHNPEFTMIELYQAYGDYNSMMDLAEKLISQAAIAANGSAVVPWGEKTIDFTPPYQRARYGDLFREHAGCDMHDAEAVAAVAKKLHIPTEGRHPDVIVNDVFEATVEDKLIGPVFVIDYPASMCPLTKRKRNDPTIAERFEMFVDGMEVANAYTELNDPRLQEELFRTQLAGLSEEDSMAKMDHDFVRALKVGMPPAGGMGIGIDRLIMLLTNTNSIRDVIFFPLLKPEQ from the coding sequence ATGTCCGAGACGCCCGACCGTTTGGAAGCCGCTCGATTGGAAAAGCTCGCGAAGATCGAGGCCCTAGGCCTTGATCCGTGGGGCCAGCGTTTCGACGGTCATATCACGATTGAGCAAGCGCGGGAACAATGTCCCACCGAAGGTGGCATTGACGGAGCGACTGTGCGCGTTGCTGGCCGAATCATGAAGTGGCCAAAGACGGGCAAACTGAACTTTCTGCACGTCCAGGATTACTCAGGCCGCATCCAATTGATGCTGTCCCAGAAAGACTCGTCCCCGGAGACGTGGGCCTTACTGGACTGCCTGGACCTGGGCGATCTGATCGGAGTCGAAGGACGACTGCGCCTGACGAATACTGGCGAGAAGACGATCTTTGTGACCCAGCTTGTGATCCTGTGCAAGTCGCTCGCTCAGCCACCGGAAAAGTTCCACGGACTTCAAGACAAAGAACAACTGCTGCGACAGCGCTACGTCGACCTGATCTACTCGGAAGGCGTTCTCGATCGGATGTTCAAGCGGCTGCGGATCATCGATTCGATCCGTCAGACACTGCGCGGCGAGACCTTCTTCGAAGTCGAAACTCCCGTCCTGCATTCGATCGCCGGTGGAGCGGCTGCACGCCCCTTTATCACGCACCACAATGCCCTCGACATTCCGCTCTTCCTGCGGATTGCCCTTGAACTGCACCTCAAGCGGCTGATGGTCGGCGGTATTGAACGCGTTTATGAGATTGGCCGTGTCTTCCGAAACGAAGGTGTCGACAGCACTCACAACCCCGAATTCACCATGATCGAGTTGTACCAGGCCTATGGCGACTACAACTCGATGATGGACCTTGCCGAAAAACTGATTTCGCAGGCCGCGATCGCCGCCAATGGATCGGCTGTCGTCCCTTGGGGCGAAAAGACCATCGACTTCACGCCACCTTACCAGCGTGCCCGCTACGGCGATCTGTTCCGTGAACACGCTGGCTGCGACATGCACGACGCTGAAGCGGTTGCTGCCGTGGCGAAGAAGCTGCATATCCCCACCGAAGGCCGCCATCCTGACGTCATCGTCAACGACGTGTTTGAAGCAACCGTCGAAGACAAACTGATCGGACCCGTTTTCGTCATCGACTATCCGGCCTCGATGTGCCCCCTGACCAAGCGGAAGCGCAACGATCCGACGATCGCAGAACGGTTCGAGATGTTCGTAGACGGCATGGAAGTCGCCAACGCCTACACCGAACTGAACGACCCTCGGCTTCAGGAAGAACTGTTCCGGACACAGCTCGCCGGACTTTCCGAAGAAGATTCAATGGCTAAGATGGACCACGACTTTGTTCGCGCCCTGAAGGTTGGCATGCCGCCAGCAGGGGGAATGGGAATTGGTATCGACCGCCTGATCATGCTGCTGACGAACACCAACAGCATTCGTGACGTGATCTTCTTCCCATTGCTCAAGCCCGAACAATAG
- a CDS encoding ArsR/SmtB family transcription factor: MRHGEMTVGDIAAFLEVELVTVSHHLKILKHAGLLEVERDGRFMVYRLRKDLLQKVAQSRKEFLNLGCCRIEVPPVKNDKS, from the coding sequence TTGCGCCATGGTGAAATGACTGTCGGGGATATCGCGGCATTTCTGGAAGTCGAACTGGTGACGGTTTCCCACCATCTCAAGATCCTCAAACACGCGGGATTGCTTGAGGTCGAACGTGACGGTCGATTTATGGTTTACCGACTCCGGAAAGACTTGCTTCAGAAGGTCGCTCAAAGTCGAAAAGAGTTTCTGAACCTGGGGTGCTGTCGAATCGAAGTTCCCCCCGTGAAGAATGACAAGTCGTAA